The stretch of DNA gcatgtgggaaccaacatgggtatccagatcccgctgttggttattgaccggagagcgatctcggtcatgtctacatgtcttccgaacccgtagggtctacacacttaaggttcggtgacgctagggttgtagggatatgtatatgcagtaacccgaatgttgttcggagtcccgatgagatcccggacgtcacgaggagttccggaatggtccggaggtaaagaattatatgtaggtagtgctatttcggccatcgggacaagtttcggggtcatcggtattgtaccgggaccaccggaagggtcccgggggtccaccgggtggggccacctatcccggagggccccatgggctgaagtgggaagggatccagcccaaagtgggctggggcgtcacttccccctagggcccatgcgcctagggtgggggaaaccctaaaggaagagtcctagaaggggaaggcacctcctaggtgccttggggaggagggattcctcccttggccgccgtccccctaggagattgcatctcctagggccggcgccccccctaggccccctatatatagtggggggaagggaggacctctcacccttgcctttggtgcctccctctccctctccaacacatcctcctcctccatagtgcttggcgaagccctgccggagtactgcagctccaccaccaccacgccgtcgtgctgctgttggagccatcttcctcaacctctccttcccccttgctggatcaagaagaaggagacgttacgctgaccgtacgtgtgttgaacgcggaggtgccgtccattcggcgctaggatctccagtgatttggatcacgtcgagtacgccttcctcatccccgttctttgaacgcttctgcgcgtgatctacaaaggtatgtagatgcaatccaatcactcgttgctagatgaactcctagatggatcttggtgaaaccgtaggaaattttttgttttctgcaacgttccccaacaaatataGCCACGGCTCATGCACTCACATTCTGCATCCAGCCATTGAACAAAGAAGCATGCATCATCAGTCTTCACCCTGTACTCCTGTAATGGAAACTGATACGGTAAGACCACAAGTATATCAAAATTACTGCAAAAAGACAAAATTGCTTGACTCTTATCTCATAGGGTTTGTCAAATCTGATTCTCTCAACCCGAATCATGAAATCAACCATCCCGTCCCCAATGAACGAAAAAAATAAGCGATCAATAGTAACGGTCGTCGCCGCAGCGGCGTTGACATGGAGGCCGCAACAGCCGAGGCAATTGGCAAGAATGAGGAGCGCGAGGGTAGCGGCGTCGGCACTGGCCACGGACCTCCAGTTGCTCTTGGCGGTCGCCAGCACATCGACCTTGCATGAATTGCACCGGAAGCACGTAAGATCTGATCGTTGCCCAAGGCCTAGCAGTCCATGCTCGTCGTGTCTAGGGCACACTCGCGTGCATCGCACCGAACTCATGCGTCGTCGTCACCTTAGCGGCCGAGGTCGCCAGCCTCGCGTGCTGGGTTGCATACGCGTGTCTCCCGTCCCTAACTCAAGGTGGAGGCCTAACTTCCACGCAGCTGGCCGCCACGGCGACCCGCGCTCTGAATCCACCCCTCGCCGAAGCCGAAAGACATGGGTGTCGTCGCGGGGAGGAGGATGGGGCCATAGGATCTCCGCAGTCGAGAGCCACGACACGGAGGCCATGTTGCTACCGACAGCCGCCCTGCGGAAATTTGAGGCGCCATCGCCGCGGGTATAGGCGCAGTGGAgaccgtcgtcgccgccgccgccatcagCCCGTGGACTACGACCCCTCTCTCTCCACACCATATACCGTGCCACCGTCCCTCGTCCGCGCCACCACATCCCTGCATACCTCCTGTTCGCGCCGGTAGAAGCCGGAGCTCCCGTGCACGGCATGCTCTGTGCTCGTGCGGCCTACCCTCAGGCTCCGGCAGAGAGAAGAGAGGAAGGGAGGATAAGGGCGCGGCGGTAGGTTTTTCGTCGAGACGCTGGCCGGCGCGTGGGTGCTTCAGTGAAGCGTGAGCGAACACTGGTGACCTCCACCTTCGGAGGAGTTGGGGGCCTTTTATATGGAGCTACGGTGGTGAGCGGCCGGGCGGGGGCGATGGGATTGAGATATGCATGAAGAGTTTTCGGGACAAAACACAGAGAAGATAATAACAAAGTGAAAAAAAAACAGCGACCGCCTATACTAATCAGCTGTCCAAAAAACGCTGGAACCAGGAGTACATGTACATAGGCTAGTCATTTCTCACCACTGCGTGCATGCATCCATGCACTTGCTGCCAAATTCACCGGCTGACACCAAGGGGGGGACAGATTGCATGTTTAAGAATCTCATTTGGAAAACATACGGGTAAACAGGATGGCATGGTCCACACGCAAACGCACACGCAAAACACAAACCATGTTAACAAAATTTACACCGAAAGAGTAAAGTCACCACCAAATTGTACCCTGTAGGAGCCCAAATTAATACACGTGGCTGCACTTGATagcttcccaagttgctttcacCCAAGTGGGTAAACCTGGAGGCAAATTCTTTGCCGGATATAATGTTCTGGGTATGAGCGAGTATATGCACGTATATATGAGTGCCTGCGTTTGTATAGTGTTAAAAAAATAAAATCATATCATAGCGCGTAGGACGTCTACTAGTACTTTACTCGAGCGGTGTCCGGCGAGCCACACCATGCAGGATGCAGCAGGTGCAGGGCCCCAACCAAAGGCGAACGAATCCCTCCTTCCTTCCGTGTGCAGTACTACTACAGGTGCAATGCGCGGAAAGCTACGGCGACGGAGCAGCCGCGTCGTGCCCGCGTCGAGAGAGAGTGCTTCCCTTTCTCTCCCGTCACGCGCACTCACTTTTCCTTAGCCTGCAAGTGCACCTGCACGGGAAACAGAAGAGAATACGAATcccgacctgccgccgccgccactaaCGACGGCCGAGATTCGTCGCGAGGCTGCGCCGCCCCACCCACACGGGCGCCGGTCAGCCGTCAACGTGCGTGCGTGGGGTCCACTTTGGGGAGAGAGGATGGCACACCCAAGGACGTCATGTCCGCTGGGAGCCGACGCGCGGGCCCCACCGCACTAACCTGAACGGCACGACTATTTTTTTTCAATTCAATCCCTCTACTGTGGGGACGGGGCGATGATTCGTGACGCAACCGCCGCCGCCTAGAACACGCGCACCGCCTCCCCTCGATGACACGTGGGACCCGCCGCATCCCGGGGACCACGCGTCATGCATGCTGAGCGGGGAGCCCCCGTCGTCCGCGTGTCGCGAAACCGACTGAGAACGACGCGTTATTCACGAAGGACCTACCACAGACCTTACTCATTCCACTGACATGACGGACCCACGGAGGACATGGCCCGCGCATCAGCCTTAAAGGCTAAGCATGCGCGTGGGGGAACCACCCTCGCAACCCCCTCCTCTCCCTCCCCGCCATATAATACGCGCAGCCCTGTGCCCTCCCAACGATCCCACCACCGAGTCTTCGGATACATCCATCCACAGCCAGATCTGCTCTCCCCTCTCTCTCGATCCACAGAAATCGCAATCGACACCGAGATCGCCAAGACCGTCGACGCCATGGCGCAGAGGGCGCTGGAGCTGACCCTGATATCGGGCAAGGACCTCAAGGACGTGAACCTCTTCTCGGCCATGGAGGTGTACGCGGTCGTCTCCCTCTCCGGCGACCCGCGCTCGCGCCAGCGCGTCGCCACCGACCGCGCCGGCGGCCGCAACCCGACCTGGAACGCGACTGTCCGGTTCACCGTCCCCGCCAACGCCGCGGGGTCCGTCCACGTGCTGCTCCGCGCCGAGCGCGCCCTCGGCGACCGCGACGTCGGCGAGGTCCACATCCCGCTCTCCGAGCTGCTCTCCGGCGCCCCTGAGGGCCCTGTTCCGGTCAAGTTCGTCGCCTACCAGGTCCGCAAGATCGGGTCCGGGAAGCCCCAGGGGGTCCTCAACTTCTCGTATAAGCTCGGCGAGGTGACACAGGGCCAGGCCGCTGGCGCCTACGGTGGTGCGCAGGCCGCGTACGCGCAGCCTCCCCCCGCCGCCGCGTACCCGCCGCAGGGCGCGTATCCTCCGGCCGGCAAGGCCGACGCCTACGGGGCTCCGTCCGCCTATCCACCGCCTGGTAACGCGTACCCGCCTCAGTCCGCGTACCCGCAGGCGACGAAGGCCGACGGGGCAGCAACCGCTGGTGCCTACCCGCCTCCCTCCGGCTACCCACCCGCTGGCAAGACAGGCGAGCCATCCACCGCCTACCCCGCACCCGCCGGCTACCCACCCGCTGGTCCGTCAGGAAAGCCGGCGAAGGCAGGCGAGCCAGTGACGGCCTACCCAGCGGCCGCGGCGGGACCCAGCACCGGCGCTCCCTACGGCGCCCCGCCCCCGCAGTACGGCTACGGGTACCCACCGCAGCAGCCGGCCGGGTACGGCTacccgcccccgccgccgcaaGGAGGGTACGGCGGCTACGGCTATCCACCACAGCAGCCCGCCGGGTACGGGTACCAGCAGCAGGCCGTGAAGCCGCCGAAGAAGAGCGGCATGGGGATGGGCCTCGGCGCGGGGCTCCTCGGAGGCGCGCTCGGCGGGCTCCTCATCGGCGACATGATCTCCGACTCCGCCGGCGGGTATGATGCCGGCTACGACGCCGGGTTCGACGACGGCGGTGGCTTCGATTTCTAGATCGTCGGGGAGGATCGGATGTGCAGCAGCACAGTTCTTTTGTACGCTCTTGGTATTTATTCAGTTCTTTCGTCTTCAGATTTTCCGCTCAAAATCGCCGGCGCCTCTGTGCGCTGCTAGTGTGATATGGTAATGTAAATATGAGTTTTAACATGATATGTTCTGTAAATTTCTGTCTCTATTGGGCTCGAATCGCTGATAATTTGGCCGTGTTGTCTTTGTGCTCATTCATTTGATACGTTTGATCAAACTTTGCGTGTTGGAACTAGTAGTGATGTTCTAGTCTTGTGGTTGACGTGTTTGCGTTGGCGCGTGAATGTTGGAAAACTTGGCGTGACGGTGAATGAAGTCTGGTATGTTCTTATTGACTCCTTCATCGACCGGCCGGTGGAATTTTCCGCATCTTGCGAGGAAATTTCTTCTCTGGGTTAGTGGAAGAGTGGGTTAGGGGAAGAAACTTCCGGTTCGAAAAGGTCGTGGAGGGCAGTGTTGAACACTCGGCACTGTATGGTGCGCCTTCCATGCTAATGGCGCCGTTTGGTGCCAACTGCCAACATTGTGCGGGTGCAATCTTATTCGTGCAGACCAGAACTGATCTTGGCAATAATGCCATTAAGAAAATGATCCCAACAAGCTGTAGTACAGTTGCAGTCTTGCAGACCTCAACTGCTGTCCCTGTTCTTTGCAACAATGTAAATAATAggagtactccctccgttcctctATATAGTGCGCCTTGTTTATGGCGTTTATACCAACGCATGTGCTGTCACTTTTATCTAGACTAGAAATGCCCTTTGCTTTTGTCAGACTCTCTTGCATGTGGATATCTTCGTCCAAAAATGTTAATGCGCACTACATTCCGGAATTTCATCCAAAACCTTATACGCACTATAATATGGAACTGAGGGAGTAATAGTAATACCTGAACAGTCTCTCTGTGCTTCGCAATAAATGCCAAAAAGGATCAGGACTGCACAATAGTACTTGCCATTGAGAAAATGATGCGAATAGACAGTCCTAGTAGAGTTTCCGCCAAACAGAAAGAAGACAGTCCTGTTAGAGCATCTCCGTCTGTAGGTGCGCAATTTTGTTGGTAAAAAAATACTCATGTCATCAACCAAATACAAAGTTCAGTaggttgtgtcaatgttgctaaATAATATTTTTAGGAAAGCTAACATGGTTGCCCTATGTTTTCGTCTTAGGGCTTGTACAACGACCGTTGGTTAATTTACATGCAGCCTTGTTCTTCTTGCTCCGCCGTCATCAACCAAATACAATTAGTTTAGTaggttgtgtcaatgttgctcaATGATATTTTTTAGGAAAACTAATATGATTGCCCATGTGTTTTCATCTTAGGGCTTTTACAATGACCGTTGGTTAATTTACATGCAGCCTTGTTCTCTTTGTTTCACTGTCATCAACCAAACACAATTAGTTCAGTAGGTTCTGTCAACGTTGCTCAATGATATTTTTAAAGAAAACTAACATGGTTGCCCCTGTGTTTTCATCTTAGGGCTTGTACAATGACCGTTGGTTAATTTACATGCAGCCTTGTTCTTCTTGCTCCGCCGTCATCAACCAAATACTATTAGTTCAGTAGGTTTTGTCAACGTTGCTTCATGATATTTTTAAAGAAAACTAACATGGGGTTGCCCTATCTTTTCATCTTAGGGCTTGTACAATGACCGTTGGTTAATTTACATTCAGTCTTGTTCTTCTTGCTCCGCCGTTTCACCTCCCACTGTTTCCTGCCCTCCCCGCAACCCCTCCACCTTGGCGCGTGCATTTGGCGGCTGATTATAGGCCTTGCATGACCCAAGATTTAGCCCCAATCTTTCACTTCCAATGCTAATTTTTTTAGTAGGAGCTTAAGTATTGATTTCTTTTAGCAGTTCCCATGTTATTTGAGGAAATAGAGAAGTCTTATTCCCTACTTTTCCTTTTGACCTTTGATGTTTCCATTTTCTTTGTCGGCATATGAATCAATTTTATTGTGACATAACCATTAAACTTATACTATAGACTACACAGTAGGGAGTAAACAATCATAGTAGAAAAGAGAGACATATTCATCCTTGAACGTTCTTTTTTTGACCCAAAACTGTAGGGAAACCCCTAATGTGAGTCTTTTTCATTTATAATTAGTAGTGGCAATGTACAATGGTGTAACATAAAGAGCATGTTACAAAGTTAGTAAGGAAAACTAGGGAAATTATAAATGTCTAGCAAAGGTCTCATGCCCTTAGTGGTGGAGACCAAATGTTTTTTTTACACTTGACATCATAAGTTTGGAAGTTGTAgtgtttttccttttctttttattgGAAAGTCCAAGTAGAGAGTCGATGGGATTTCTATTCCACACGTGGGTCACTGGATACCGACCACATGCCCCCGCTGAGCGTTCGTAGTCCGGTCCACTGTTCTTTCTCCCATCGGTTTTGGGAAGGTTTGCTTCTAGAATCTTCCTTCTAGTGAAAATTCCTTTTTTCTGATTTTATAGGTTTCTCCCTTTTATTTTCCTTTATTTTGTAAATATTAAATTTCATTAATATTTTTTGAAAGCCATTCATGAACATTCTTCGAATTTGCGAACATTTTTTTTCTGGATTCAAGAACATTTTTCCATATCCAATTTTTTTTGAATCCATGAACATATTCAATATTTGTGACCATATATTTTAAAATCATGAAGATTTGCTGAAATTCAGGAACGTTTAAACaattatgatttttttgaaaattcATTTTTTTCTCTAAATTCAGGAAATAATAAATCTTAAACATTTATGAAGCCAACATTTTTGGAAATTTGAATTTTTTAGCTTGCAATTTTttaaattcacaaacatttttaaAAATCTGGATTTTTTCCCTGAATTCATGAATGTTTTTTGAAATCCACAAATGTCTAATGCTCTGATATATCTTTTTTGCAATGTATTTTAATAGAAACCATTGGAAATAAAAAATCAAGCCAAAAAAAGGCTGGCCAAACGCTATAGTAGATTTTGCTTCTTTtgtcaatctcaagatgatgtgccggctcagtctttcaaaggtgctcatagggtagggtgtgcgtgtaaTCATATGGGTGAGTATACGCTCGTGTATATCAGCGACTTCGATTGTGTTGTGTTAAAAAACGGAAatgttaacgcccacacgtgtgggcatTGACCATCTCGACCACACGCATCCATCACCGTCCAGTACTATATGCACGAATCTTGGCACAATCTGGCCGATTTTCTGTGCCACGTAGGACAAGGCGCGTGTGTGGTGTGTGACATAGTTCGCCCGCACGTtggttgcccccccccccccgcggtcAGTGGTTGCCACTCGGGGGCGTGTGGTGGAACTGCTATGCGCCCGCACGCCACGCGCCGACCGTGGTTGACGTCAAACACGTCGCGCACTTCGCCCACCTCCCCCTCACGGTTCCATTTACTCATCCCCACAGTTACTCGCACAACCCACTTCGCATTTCAGACGATTGGAGGAGAAGACGAGGGGAGAAGGCGACGGCGGAGGCGGAAGAGTCGATGGTGTTCGCGACCGTCGGTGGTACTCGCCGGACCGGAGCGCCTACAGATTGAAGGTAATGCTCGCTCCCACTCTCACAATCCTTGCCTGCATTTTCTCCCCTTCCCCCCGTGTTCGATGCTTCGCTCGAGATTTGTAGAGATTTAGGCGATTTGGCGATGCGCCGGTGTTCCCGCCGGCGGCGGAGTCCTGTGCTTGCCATTTTTGGTGGCACTGGGCAGTTTCGTCGCCGCCGCGGTGGCGGTCTCGCCGGTGTGGTTCTGCCTGTCCGGAGACACACACTGGTTGTGCCTTGGGATTGGGCCGTTGTTTTCCGATCTGATAGTTGCGCATTGCTTCGAAGTGGTATTTGCGATCAGTTCGGGGAGAAATTTGGGGATGAATTTCAAGTCATTATAGTTGCCATTGAACCCTAGATCTAGTTAGTTGTTTTTAAAACTGCAGTATGAAGGCAAACGTGGTGGTTTGAGTAACTATCATGACTGTATGGCAACTAATATCCTGAATGACTGTGATAGTTGCCACAAACTTGCTTTCCATGCGGCAACTAATTTCTTGAATGACTGTGATAGTTGCCACAAACATGCTTTTCCACAAACATGTGGCAACTAATTTCCCGAATGACTGTGATAGTTGCCACAAACATGTTTTCCATGTGGCAACTAATTTTTGCTGAATGATTGTGATAGTTGCCACACTGTAGGAATGGTAAAGTGTAGTAAATCGGTAGTCACTGCAGTTTCAGCAACCAATTGCACTGGATGGCAACTAATTTGCACATCAACTGTGTCTATTGCCACTTGGATAGTATATTCTTGTGGCAAATAGACTGTGAACACACTTTGGTTGTTGCCATGTTGTAGACAGGATAATGTCGCGAATTGGCTGCATAACATGGCAACTAATTTACACATCAATTGTGTCAGATGCCATATATATGCTTTCCATGTGGCAAGTATTTGTCTGAACACAGCATGTCTGTTGCCATGTTACAGTCAGTATAATGTGGCAAATTCATTATACGGCAGACGCAATTTTCGTGTTTTGCCATGATGACTTGTGATATCTGAACACACTGGCAATTTCAGGTTGTTCATTAGATGTTTTTCATCGCTTTTTTGAATTCTGTGttgcattttaacatggcaatttcAACCTAGCACATTTTTGCCATTGAACACATGGCAAGTCATTGTTGTATGAGGACAGGGTGTGAGCTGCCACATCTTAGGTTTGTGCAGTGGAGGATTTTGTGACTTTCTTTCGTACTATCTTGTGCTAACATGGCAACTTCAACATTTTGTTTTTAAGTGCATTTACGATCTGTACATTTTTTTAAATGTAACAAATGTGCTTAATTGCCACATTTATGTTTTCGACAATCATAGGGGGGGGTGCGTGCGTGTTCATGTGATATTTTGCATTCACTAGTTGACATTTTCACTCGAGCCCATGCGGCAAGGACATTCTGTTAGGTGGCAACTGCTTACTTCCTGCATTTTCATTTCCACCGTGACAATTTGGTCTGTTCTTACCTCAGTAGAATGGCTCGCGGCGATCATCAAAACGGTGATGATGATTTCATGGATCCACCACAGCAGAATCGGGCAACTGGACGGAGAAAAGAGGGCGACGAGGTAACTGTCCACACACCCTCTTCCTCCTGCATATGTTATTGGTTGCCACCTCGAGCTTTGCAGTCGTCTGTCATGAACTAAAATTTCATGACAGTGAAAACATGGCAACAACTGATCATTTGTCTGTTTTTTGCAGAAGAAGAAACGTACTCGCAACAGGGCCTC from Triticum urartu cultivar G1812 chromosome 3, Tu2.1, whole genome shotgun sequence encodes:
- the LOC125545894 gene encoding protein SRC2-like, which gives rise to MAQRALELTLISGKDLKDVNLFSAMEVYAVVSLSGDPRSRQRVATDRAGGRNPTWNATVRFTVPANAAGSVHVLLRAERALGDRDVGEVHIPLSELLSGAPEGPVPVKFVAYQVRKIGSGKPQGVLNFSYKLGEVTQGQAAGAYGGAQAAYAQPPPAAAYPPQGAYPPAGKADAYGAPSAYPPPGNAYPPQSAYPQATKADGAATAGAYPPPSGYPPAGKTGEPSTAYPAPAGYPPAGPSGKPAKAGEPVTAYPAAAAGPSTGAPYGAPPPQYGYGYPPQQPAGYGYPPPPPQGGYGGYGYPPQQPAGYGYQQQAVKPPKKSGMGMGLGAGLLGGALGGLLIGDMISDSAGGYDAGYDAGFDDGGGFDF